The Synechococcus sp. RS9909 genomic interval GCGGCATTGTTGAGGCTTGAGGCGTCCAGACCCACGTAGGCGACCTGGGCAAGGCCGGCGGCGGCAAAAGCCGCTTTCATCGCCAGTTTGTCCATGCCCATGGCCGACCCGAGCACTCCCGCTCCCACAAACGGTTTGGCCATCAGGGTGAACAGACCCTGCACGGTGCCGTCTTCGCCATTGGGGCCATGCAGCACCGGATACCAGATCTCCACGGTTTCGGATCCCGCCGGCAGCTGGGAGAAGCCAGGTGCGGGCAGGGGTTGGGGCAGATCAGCCTCCTCCGCTGCCACGCCGTTCTGCAGCACGCTCTCGGCCACCACCGCCGGCCACCAGCGCCCGGCGCGATCGATGTAAAACGGCACCACGTCGAAGCGCTCCCGGTTGCGTCCGCTGCGCAGGGCCTGAATCACCGTGGTGGCCGAGCGGATGGCGATGGTGTGTTCCCCGGATGCACCGCCAAACACCACGCCGACGCGAACAGGGGAAGAGGGCATGGAGAGAGGCCGGCACTGGCAGGAGCGCCAAACGTATCAGCCTCAGATGGGGGTGCCACTGAGGGAGAAGGACCGCACGGCCTCGATTCGAACCTCCACGAGATCACCCGGCTGCCATCGGCTGCCATCCGTGCGTGCGGCGGGGAAGAAGGTGAGCCGATTGGTGCGGGTGCGGCCCATCACCTGCTCGGGATCCTTGGGGTTGATGCCCTCCACCAGCACCTGCTCAGTGCGGCCGGCATAACGGGCGCTGCGGGCCCTGGCCACGCGCTCCACCAGGGCATTGATCTCCCGCAGGCGCTCCACCTTCACCGCTTCCGGTAGCTGATCGGGCCAGTCGGCAGCGGGGGTGTTGGGGCGGGGGGAGTAGGCGGCGGTGTTCACCTGATCGAAGCCGATCGCCTCGATCAGATCCAGGGTGCGCCGGTATTGGGCGGCGGTTTCTCCCGGGAAGGCCACAATCACATCGGCGCTGATCGCCGCATCGGGCATGCGCTCGCGGATGCGATCGATGATGCGGCGGTAGCGATCCACCGTGTAGCCGCGGGCCATCGCTTTGAGCACGGCGTCGTCGCCACTTTGGAAGGGGATGTGGAAGTGTTCGCACACCTTGGGCAGCTCGGCGCAGGCATCGATCAGGCGTTCGGTGAAATAGCGCGGGTGGCTGGTGGCGAAGCGGATGCGCTCGAGGCCTTCCACGTCGTGCACGAACTGCAGCAGATCGGTGAGGGTGTGCTGGCGGCGTCCCTCCGGGGTGATGCCGGGGAGATCGCGGCCGTAGGCATCGATGTTCTGCCCCAGCAGGGTGATCTCCTTGAACCCCTGGGCAGCCAGTCCCTCCATCTCCAGCCGGATCGCTGCCGGCAGCCGTGATTGCTCCTTGCCGCGCACGGAGGGCACCACGCAGTAGGTGCAGCGTTCGTTGCAGCCGTAGATCACGTTCACCCAGCCGCAGATGGCGCTGTCGCGGCGGGCGGTGGTGATGTCTTCAAGGATGTGGTGCTCTTCGGTGGCCACCACCTGCTGGCCCTGCTCCACCTGGGCCAGCAGCACATCAAGGCGGTTGGCGTGCTGGGGGCCCATCACCAGATCCAGCTCGGGCACGCGCCGCAGCAGCGATTCGCCCTCCTGCTGGGCGACGCAGCCGGCCACCACCAGGGTGAGATTGGGATTGGTGCGTTTGCGCTGCGCCTGGCGCCCCAGATAGCTGTAAACCTTCTGCTCGGCGTTGTCGCGGATCGTGCAGGTGTTGTAAAGCACCAGATCGGCCTCCAGCTCGGCGCTCGCTTCGCGATAGCCCATGGATTCCAGGATTCCGGCCATACGCTCGGAATCGGCCTTGTTCATCTGGCAACCGAACGTGGTGACCCAGTAGCTGCCGCGGCTCGAAGCGCGCTCAAGGCTGAGGGGTTGGCTGCTGGAGGAGGCGGAGACGGTCAAGGGGAACGGCGTTTCGGAGAACCGCGGAGCGGACGGCTTGAATCAGTGTCGGTCACGGCGGTGCTGTGCCAGTTTGAAGATCGGTGCAATCAAGGGATGGGCTGGTGCCTGCGGCGGTTTCCACTCACCAAGGCGGTGCCCCTGGCCATCAGTCGCGGCACCACCGCAGCGGTCGAGCACCTCATGCTGCGCTGTGAGGCCGAGGGGGTGGTCGGCCTCGGTGAGGCCGGTGGTCTCGACACGGGGCACCGCGCCTACGACACGGTGGCCATCGCCGCTGAATTAGAGGCGATGCTGCCCGCACTGGATGGGCTCGATCCGAGCCAGCGGCACACCTTCGCTCCGCTGTTGGCGCTCCTGTCACCGCCAGCTCGCTGCGCGGTGGATCTGGCGCTCTGGGACTGGTGGGGACACCGCCTCGGCCAGCCGCTCTGGCGGCTGTTCGGGCTCGATGGCGATTGTGCCGTGGCCACCAGCGTCACCCTCGGACTCGGCCCTGTGGAGCAGGTGCTGCAGCGGCTCGAGCGTTGGTGGCAGCAGCGACCGGCCACCCGGATCAAACTCAAGCTGGGCAGCCCTGAAGGGCTCGATCACGACCGGCAGCTGCTGGACGCCGTCGCTGCCGCGTTGCAGCAGGAACAGCAGCGGCGCCAGCAGCCCCTGGAACTCCAGGTGGATGCCAACGGTGGTTGGTCGTTCGATCAGGCGCGACGGTTCATGCCCCAGCTCCAGGCCCATGGGGTGGTG includes:
- the miaB gene encoding tRNA (N6-isopentenyl adenosine(37)-C2)-methylthiotransferase MiaB, with the translated sequence MNKADSERMAGILESMGYREASAELEADLVLYNTCTIRDNAEQKVYSYLGRQAQRKRTNPNLTLVVAGCVAQQEGESLLRRVPELDLVMGPQHANRLDVLLAQVEQGQQVVATEEHHILEDITTARRDSAICGWVNVIYGCNERCTYCVVPSVRGKEQSRLPAAIRLEMEGLAAQGFKEITLLGQNIDAYGRDLPGITPEGRRQHTLTDLLQFVHDVEGLERIRFATSHPRYFTERLIDACAELPKVCEHFHIPFQSGDDAVLKAMARGYTVDRYRRIIDRIRERMPDAAISADVIVAFPGETAAQYRRTLDLIEAIGFDQVNTAAYSPRPNTPAADWPDQLPEAVKVERLREINALVERVARARSARYAGRTEQVLVEGINPKDPEQVMGRTRTNRLTFFPAARTDGSRWQPGDLVEVRIEAVRSFSLSGTPI
- a CDS encoding dipeptide epimerase; translation: MGWCLRRFPLTKAVPLAISRGTTAAVEHLMLRCEAEGVVGLGEAGGLDTGHRAYDTVAIAAELEAMLPALDGLDPSQRHTFAPLLALLSPPARCAVDLALWDWWGHRLGQPLWRLFGLDGDCAVATSVTLGLGPVEQVLQRLERWWQQRPATRIKLKLGSPEGLDHDRQLLDAVAAALQQEQQRRQQPLELQVDANGGWSFDQARRFMPQLQAHGVVLLEQPLAASADPELDRTAFARLKPDCPLPLVADESCWDLEDLLRLAPHVDGINLKLLKTGGLSEALLMARVGQRLGLDLMVGCYSDSSLLNGAAAQLLSLIRWPDLDSHLNLLDDPYQGLPIEDDRLRPPQAVGLGMASVAEVG